One Brassica oleracea var. oleracea cultivar TO1000 chromosome C7, BOL, whole genome shotgun sequence genomic window carries:
- the LOC106304559 gene encoding transcription initiation factor TFIID subunit 14 isoform X1, which produces MEDSAVEILSASTPKPRIGIDGGDDNKNWRRRVNGVEVSVPIVCGSIAFYRGKKAKEYRTHNWTVYVRGATNEDLGVVIRKVIFHLHPSFKSPTRVVDSPPFTLSECGWGEFKIDITIFFHADACERKLELSHLLKLNPEIYSGPQSPNVPVVTESYNEIVFPDPFECFLSRVNNHPAVHVSKLPEGLNLPPPGAFLLLSLLNHLLLLVHDFHCNVAGDADDESYYKMKKGDTKDHPLSHWFLKFSDADELFRLTDTRQKVQADIAKLKRQLVMVDAQPE; this is translated from the exons ATGGAGGATTCTGCTGTCGAGATTTTGTCAGCTTCTACGCCGAAGCCACGCATTGGCATTGATGGTGGCGATGATAATAAG AACTGGAGAAGAAGGGTCAATGGTGTTGAAGTCTCTGTACCTATTGTGTGTGGATCGATCGCTTTTTACCGCGGAAAGAAAGCTAAAGA ATACCGAACACATAACTGGACTGTCTACGTACGTGGAGCTACAAATGAGGATCTCGGTGTGGTCATAAGGAAGGTCATCTTCCATTTGCATCCAAGTTTCAAGAGCCCTACTAGAGTTGTCGACTCGCCTCCTTTCACATTGTCTGAGTGTGGCTGGGGAGAGTTCAAAATCGATATCACCATCTTCTTCCACGCTGATGCCTGTGAAAGGAAGCTGGAGCT GTCTCACTTGTTGAAGCTGAACCCGGAGATCTACAGTGGCCCTCAGTCTCCTAATGTACCTGTTGTCACTGAGTCTTACAATGAGATTGTCTTCCCTGACCCTTTTGAGTGTTTCCTCTCCCGTGTGAATAATCACCCGGCTGTTCACGTATCTAAGCTCCCAGAGGGACTCAACCTGCCTCCTCCAGGTGCATTCTTGTTATTGTCTCTACTGAATCACTTGTTATTGCTGGTGCATGATTTTCACTGTAATGTTGCAGGAGACGCTGATGATGAAAGTTACTATAAGATGAAGAAAGGAGACACCAAAGATCATCCTCTCAGTCATTGGTTTTTGAAGTTCTCAGACGCAGATGAGCTTTTCAGACTTACGGACACTCGTCAGAAG GTACAAGCTGATATCGCCAAGCTAAAAAGACAGTTGGTAATGGTAGATGCGCAACCTGAATAG
- the LOC106304559 gene encoding transcription initiation factor TFIID subunit 14 isoform X2 — MEDSAVEILSASTPKPRIGIDGGDDNKNWRRRVNGVEVSVPIVCGSIAFYRGKKAKEYRTHNWTVYVRGATNEDLGVVIRKVIFHLHPSFKSPTRVVDSPPFTLSECGWGEFKIDITIFFHADACERKLELSHLLKLNPEIYSGPQSPNVPVVTESYNEIVFPDPFECFLSRVNNHPAVHVSKLPEGLNLPPPGDADDESYYKMKKGDTKDHPLSHWFLKFSDADELFRLTDTRQKVQADIAKLKRQLVMVDAQPE; from the exons ATGGAGGATTCTGCTGTCGAGATTTTGTCAGCTTCTACGCCGAAGCCACGCATTGGCATTGATGGTGGCGATGATAATAAG AACTGGAGAAGAAGGGTCAATGGTGTTGAAGTCTCTGTACCTATTGTGTGTGGATCGATCGCTTTTTACCGCGGAAAGAAAGCTAAAGA ATACCGAACACATAACTGGACTGTCTACGTACGTGGAGCTACAAATGAGGATCTCGGTGTGGTCATAAGGAAGGTCATCTTCCATTTGCATCCAAGTTTCAAGAGCCCTACTAGAGTTGTCGACTCGCCTCCTTTCACATTGTCTGAGTGTGGCTGGGGAGAGTTCAAAATCGATATCACCATCTTCTTCCACGCTGATGCCTGTGAAAGGAAGCTGGAGCT GTCTCACTTGTTGAAGCTGAACCCGGAGATCTACAGTGGCCCTCAGTCTCCTAATGTACCTGTTGTCACTGAGTCTTACAATGAGATTGTCTTCCCTGACCCTTTTGAGTGTTTCCTCTCCCGTGTGAATAATCACCCGGCTGTTCACGTATCTAAGCTCCCAGAGGGACTCAACCTGCCTCCTCCAG GAGACGCTGATGATGAAAGTTACTATAAGATGAAGAAAGGAGACACCAAAGATCATCCTCTCAGTCATTGGTTTTTGAAGTTCTCAGACGCAGATGAGCTTTTCAGACTTACGGACACTCGTCAGAAG GTACAAGCTGATATCGCCAAGCTAAAAAGACAGTTGGTAATGGTAGATGCGCAACCTGAATAG
- the LOC106301536 gene encoding uncharacterized protein LOC106301536: MACKEDTNASAQESLTREDSEICRTELESRRFQVDSLEAELMDVKACLEFGSEEDARKELGVLSGRVRTTATMLRYLRSKATVLAIPDLSQMVLKDGGGSSSCEDTLSEARRQCGGSLGIEDGAYTSEMLQSIEMVTNVLEFLVKRVSVAESETAVQKEMVLLGEEELSKKTVQIENLAVKLQEMERFAHGTNSVLSEMRERIEELVEETMRQREKAVENEEELCRVKREFESLKSYVSTFTNVRETLLSSERQFKTIEELFERLVSKTTQLEEEKAQKEVEVQKLMEENVKLTALLDKKEAQLLALNEQCKVMALSASNI, translated from the exons ATGGCTTGTAAAGAGGACACTAATGCATCTGCGCAAGAGTCTTTAACCCGGGAAGACTCTGAGATATGTAGGACTGAATTGGAATCTCGGCGGTTTCAGGTAGATAGTTTAGAAGCTGAGCTTATGGATGTCAAGGCTTGCCTTGAGTTCGGTTCAGAGGAAGACGCCAGAAAGGAGTTAGGCGTTCTTTCTGGTAGGGTGAGAACGACTGCGACAATGTTGCGGTACTTGAGATCAAAAGCTACAGTCTTGGCCATTCCTGATCTATCTCAGATGGTACTTAAAGACGGTGGTGGTTCATCTTCCTGTGAAGATACATTATCTGAAGCTAGAAGGCAATGTGGTGGCTCCTTGGGTATAGAGGATGGAGCTTATACTAGTGAGATGCTCCAGTCCATAGAGATGGTTACTAACGTGCTTGAGTTTCTTGTTAAGAGAGTTTCAGTAGCGGAATCTGAGACTGCTGTTCAAAAGGAGATGGTACTCTTGGGAGAGGAAGAGCTTAGTAAGAAGACGGTCCAAATCGAGAATCTGGCCGTAAAGTTACAAGAGATGGAGCGGTTTGCTCACGGAACTAATAGTGTTCTGAGCGAAATGAGGGAAAGGATTGAGGAGCTAGTTGAAGAGACGATGAGACAGAGGGAGAAAGCTGTGGAGAATGAAGAGGAGCTGTGTCGTGTGAAGAGAGAGTTCGAGTCTCTTAAAAGCTATGTCAGCACTTTCACCAATGTCAGGGAAACGCTTCTTTCGTCTGAGAGACAGTTCAAAACCATCGAAGAGCTCTTTGAACG GTTGGTGAGTAAGACGACACAACTAGAGGAAGAGAAGGCGCAAAAGGAGGTTGAAGTACAGAAACTGATGGAAGAGAATGTGAAATTGACAGCACTTCTTGACAAGAAAGAAGCTCAGCTTTTAGCGTTGAATGAACAATGCAAAGTTATGGCTTTAAGTGCATCAAACATCTGA